The window AAAGACAACTCCAACCAGTTCCGGCGCACCCTCTCCGAACTGATCCCACAAGTTAGGACCAACTCGGGGCCAGCGCGTAAGAGAATCGGTCGACGAAGCCGGTAGGCTGCCGCTCTCAGTGGTGTCTTCATTCTGTTTCGCGCCGGGGCCCCACTCATCAGCTAATTCCCTATGCCGGCACACAGGTCTCGGGCACCGGGCAAACGACGGCGCACTGCGGCGCGTCAGAATTTCCTTCGCATTGGGTGCACTTGGTCGGATCGATCACATATATGTCGTTCTTCAGGCTAATCGCAGCGTTGGGACATTCGAACTCACACGCACCGCAGACGGTGCACTGGGACGCGATTATCTTGTAGGCCATCACTGCGGTTCCATAAGCAGAAGGTGCGGGACCGCGTCTTGCCTTCAAGTCTCGTGCCAATCAGTCTGGGCTGATTTGTCTCGGCTATCTTTCAGAGCGCATGTCGCCGCCTCGACGGCGTGTCGCAAACTCTACATTCGGAATCATAGTGGCTTGATCTCGGTGCCGTGGCGCACGATCAATGACGGCGGTCAGCCAACCACGTGAACTGCGTCCGCCAGCCCTATGGCGCGATCCTTCCCATGGCCGCGGTCACGCGGCTGCGATCGGGTCGCCTCTTCCCGAGTGCTCCGCCGCCAGGTCGGCCGGGCCCCATGTTATTGGTTCTGCTCACCGGAATGGCGGCGGATTCGACTAAAGCGCCACGATGAACAACCGGCGGGGGTCACACCGGAACGACGCACATCTCCACCGCAGAGCCAGAAACTGTCGCGGCGATCGCGCCAGACAAAGTCACTCCGATGATCGCGGCGTTTAGGTGCCGCGGCACCCGCTTTCAAGCCCGAAGATGACCGGTAACCTTCATCCATATGCCTGTACGAGCAAAGGCACATTGCCTCGCTTCATGGGGCAACTGAAAGCCAAGCGCGATCATCTGGTGTTCCCCGGCTTCGCTTCGCGTTTCAAACATCCGCCCGCGCTGGTTAGCAAATTGATCGAGCCGAAAAAAAAGCCACCCCGAAGAGTGGCCCAAGTCAGGGAGGAAACGCCCGTAAGGGCCTCCGGGATCAGGCCGCAGCCTGTTCGATCGATGAGAAAGGCAACCCTAGGCTCTCGGCCACGGCCTTGTAAGTTAGCCGGCCCCGATGGACATTGAGGCCCGCGCGCAGGTGCGGATTTTCGAGCGCGGCGGCAAACGCCTTGTTGGCCAGTGCCAAACCAAACGGCAGCGTGGCGTTAGTCAGTGCCTGGCTTGAGGTCAGCGGCACGGCGCCGGGCATATTGGCCACGCAATAATGAATAACGCCATCCACTTCGCAGGTTGGATCAGCGTGAGTGGTTGGGTGCGATGTCTCAAAGCAGCCGCCCTGATCGATAGCGACGTCCACGATCACCGCCCTCTTACGCATTGAACTCAGCATACCCCGCCGAACGAGCTTCGGCGCGCTCGCACCTGGAACAAGTACCGCACCAATCACAACATCGGCCGCAAATACCTCTTCCTCCACGGCGTCGATGGTCGAGATTCTGGCCCGAACGCGCAAGCTCGTCCAGTTCGAGCCGGGGTATCGAGCGGTCGATGATGGTGACCTCTGCACCCAAACCGATCGCCATGCGCGCCGCGTGCGTACCAACGAGGCGACCTCCAATCACCACGATCCGGGCCGGCTGAACACCGGGCACTCCACCGATCAACAGCCCTCGTCCGCCAGCACTACACCTCAGGGCGCTACCCGCCCCTTCAATCGCAAGCCTATCCGCGACCTCGCTCATGGGCGCCAGCAACGGAAGGCCACCTTGCTCATCAGTTACGGTCTCATAGGCGATCTCGGTCCACCCAGATCCCGCAGCTGGCTCCATTCGGACGGCTGAGGCTCCTTAACCTTTACAATCATCTCGCTCGACTCGAATACCTCGACTGCGGACGCCAGAATCGTTGTGCCGGCGTTGCGATAATCTTCATCCGCCGCGCCAATGCCCGCGCCAGCATCGGTCTCGATCATCACGCGGTGGCGCGCCGCCACGTATTCGCGGACAGCTCCAGGGGTAAGGCCCACGCGATATTCGTGCGCCTTGATTTCCTCGAGGACTCCGACCTTCATTTGAAAACTCCCTGCCTAGAGGGGCTTTCTAATCGGAAGTGCGTAACGATATTGCGACGCGAGCGCCACAATAGCGCAGGAATTCAGCGATCTTTGACCAGCTGCGCAGGATTTCAAACAGGATGCGGCAAGATGCTGAGTGGCTAAGATAACCGTACTCGCTGAGCTCAACGATCGAGCCCTCCGCAGCCGACGCGAACAGGCTCTCGACCGCAATGGCACCCGCGCTGAAAAAATCATATAACGGATCCGTGGGCGTCTTGAAAACGTCTACAGAACTACCTTCGCCGCGATGACAGGGTCCTTCCGCTCTGGACCAAACCTATTCCATCTCATTACCTGCGAATCACGCGTTGGCTATGCACGAGGTCGGCGAATGCACGGACCTCGGTGTCAGTGCCTTCTCCTAAGCCGCCGAGATTCAGGGGAGCAGATCGAGGATCTCTTATTTCTAAGCTGCTCTTGTGCGACACTAGTCTACAAACTAAGCGGCGCGACTTGAGCCAAGGCGCTGTAAAGAGCCTCGTAAGAGCGCCTTTCGCCTCACCTTAACCTCGAAGTGTCAAGGGGGGAGCAACGACTTCGGGTGAGCGACGAATGGCGCATGAATAAAACGCTTGGGACCGGGTTCGCGGCTTGAGAATGCCACAAATGAAAATCCAGCCTTGCCGAATTTTTGGAAGAGCGAGCATCACAGTCCGCCAGCAGGGCAGGTCGTAGACTTTAGCTCATTTTTTTAAATGGCTAATAACCGCTGATGCGTGCCCCCTCATGCCCGCCGCAGTTGGGCGTGACATGTTCAAGAGATCGGAGGCAATTGTTCGCCCGACAGCCAATCGACAACTCGTCCGCCACCGAAACTGGTCGCCATCTGCACAAACTTGTGATCGTCAGCTACCGCCTCTCCAATATCAGCTGCATCGCACCCGAGCGGATGCGCCTTCATGGCTGCAAGCACAGCATCGGCAGAATCAGGCGCGACGATCGCAACGAGCTTGCCCTCGTTAGCGACATGGATCGGATCAAGCCCAAGGAGTTCGCAGGTCGCCGCAACCGCAGGCTTCACAGGAATGGCGGCTTCCTGCAGACGGAAGCCGAGGCCCAATTGATGCGCAATCTCGTTGAGCGAGGCGGCAAGGCCGCCACGCGTGGGGTCACGCATCACCCGGATACCGCTGTCACCGGCCGCAACCATGGCGGCTACGAGGTCGTGCAGCGCGGCTGAATCCGAGCGCGATCTCGATTTGAAAGGCGACGTTCTGGCGCCTTGACATGATCGCCACCCCATGATCGCCGAGGCTACCGGAAATCAGGACACGGTCGCCAACCCTTGCCTTGTCGGCCGAGAGATCGAGCGCATCGGCCAGGACCCCGATGCCCGGTCGTGGAGATGAACAGACCGTCCGCCTTGCCGCGCTCGACGACCTTGGTGTCCCCAGTGATGATGTAAACGCCGGCGTCGCGCGCCGCTAAGCCCATCGAATCCGCAATCGTTTGCAGATCCGAAAATCGGAACCCCTCCTCGATAATAAAGCTAGCCGATAGATAGAGCGGACGCGCGCCGGCCATAGCGACATCATTGATCGTGCCGTTCACAGCGAGTGACCCGATATTGCCGCCAGGAAAGAACAGCGGTGAAACCACATAGCCGTCCGTCGTCATCACTATTCTGCCTGTTGCAACATCAAACGCCGATTGATCATTGCAGCGGGCGAGCCATTCGTTACCGAAGGCTCGGTGAAAAATGTCCGAGATTAGGTGCGCCATGGCACGGCCCCCGGACCCGTGAGAAAGATCAATGCGTCCGTTCTCGACATCAAGTCTGCGTTGATGGGCCTTTACGCTCATGACAACCGTCCCAGCTGATCATCGCGAACTCGGCCATACGTCCAATACGCGGCGCAAGCGCCTTCCGATGAGACCATGCAGGCTCCTATGGGATTTTCCGGCGTGCAAGCAGTTCCAAATAGCTTGCAGTCGACCGGCCGCTTGGCTCCGCGCAGAATTGCGCAGCACTCGCACGCTGGATTGTCAGCGACACGCAGTTCGTGCATCGCAAAACGCGCCTCGGCGTCAAATCTCGCGTATGCCCGCTTCAGCTTCAGTCCGCTTTTGGGTACGAGTCCAAGTCCAAGCCATTCGAGCTGCTCACGCAGTTCGAATATCTGCGAGACCTCGTCCTTGGCGCGCGGATTGCCTTCGCGCGTAACCGCACGGCTGTATTGATTTTCCACGCCGCAGCGGCCTTCGTTCACTTGCCGCACCAGCATCAGGATCGCCTGCATGACGTCGAGCGGTTCAAATCCCGCGATCACGATCGGCTTACCGAATTGTTCTGCCAGAGGTTCGTAAGGTCGCGTACCGATGATGGTGCTGACATGTGCAGGCCCGACGAAGCCATCAATTGCGCCCCCGCCGATATTGCGGATCTTCGGATTCTCGAGAATGCTGTGCATGGCGGACGGTGTAAGCACGTGTTTGCAGAACACGCTGAGGCTCTTCAGCCGCTTCTTCTCGGCAATCCGGATCATCACCGCCGTCGGTGGCGTCGTAGTCGCAAATCCAGTGGCAAAGAAGACCACGTCCCGGCTCGGTGCCTGTTCGGCGAGCCGAATAGCGTCGATCGTCGAGTAAACCATCCGAATGTCAGCGCCTAGCGCCTTGGCTCGCAGCAATGACTTCACCCGCGCGTAATTTGGTCAGCCAGCACCGCGTTCAAAAAGCAGCCGCCGCTTAGGACGACGGCATTGACACCGGTTGTTCACGCAAAGCGCGTGACCCAGTCAATGCAAGCGGCGGCGAGAGTGCCATGAAACAGCCCGGCTCCGTCCGTGGCGCCTACGTTGTCTGTAATCAAGTGCTCAAAAAGCGGACGAAGCGACAGCACGCCGCCATCCATCGTCCAGCCGGCATCGAGAATCTCAGTCCGCCGCACCAGCGCCTCGAGCTTCATTGCGGCCTCGCCCTCATAGCTCTGCAAACTCGCAATGCCCAGCAGCGCCGCCGCCGCATCAAACAACCGGCCCGCGCGGGTTGTGATGGTCCCGCCCTGCTGATCCAGCAATGCGCGCACGCGCTCAGACTGGCGTTGCGCTGCAAAGCGATGGCCGATTTCGGTTCCCCTGCCAAGCAACTGCAACATAGCGTAGGTCCCGCATGACCGTGCTCAGCGATGACGGCGGCAGCATGCGTGTGGTGATGCTGGACAGCGACCAGCGCGCGGCCGCTTGCCTCCGCAAAGCGCGTGGACGCCATATTGGGATGCAGATCATGGGCGATGACGGCGGGATCGTCGTCAAGAATCAATGTGAGATGACGAATCGTCTCTTCAAACACACGAATGCTTTCGGCCGTATCGAGATCGCCAATATGCTGGGAGACGAACGCTTCGTTGTTCCGCGTGACGGTGATGGTCGACTTCAACGCACCGCCAACAGCGAGTACGGACGGCACAGATCTTGCCAGCCGGATCGGTTCTGGAACATAGCCACGGGCGCGACGAATGCGTTGGGCGCGGCCCGCCACAACCGACACGACGGAGTCATCCGCACGCGTTAGGATCTCGCGATCATGGGTCACGACAAGGTCGGCGATTCCCTCAAGCCGCCGCAGCGCCTGTGCGTTGTCGATCAGCAGCGGTTCGCCACAAAGATTGGCACTGGTGGCAACGATGACGGGGCCAGTCCCCACAAGCGATACTCCGGTCGAACGAAGTACCTGAAAGATGAAGTGATGCAGCGGGGCCGCGGGCAGCATGACACCTACCCGCGATAAGCCGGGAGCTATCGCGGGTGCTAAATTATGGCGCGAACGTAGAAGGACGACGGGACGAGCTACGGATTCGAGTAGCGCGAACTCGGGCTCATTCGCTTCCGCGATCTCATTGACCCGCTCTATGGAACCGACCATGACGGCGAATCGCTTCTCAAGACGCCGCTTTCTGCCGCGCAAACGCTGCACCGCGCCCTGGTTGCGCGCGTCGCAAAGCAGCTGGTATCCGCCCACCCGCCACGGTTTGGCCGTCGACGATTGCCGCGACAATAGCGTTGTTTCCATGACTGAGCCGCGGGCCGCATGTCGGACACGCGATCGCCTCCGCATGGAACCTGCGACTCGCCGGATCGAGATATTCGCTGACGCAGGCGGCACACAGCCTAAAGGCCTTCATGACCGTGTTTCGGCGATCGTAGGGAAGCTGTTCGGAGAGGGACGGGCCGCAATGCGAGCAACTGATGAAGGGATAACGGTAATGCGACTTTTCGGATCGAACTACTCACTGATGCACTGCTGGCAGGTCGCGGCATCGGCGACGATCCGCGTTGACGACTTGCCACCTTCGCTGGTGCCGATCGAAAAGTCTTTCGCCGCGAGCGCTCCTGTCTCCTGAACGCAGATGTGGTCGATGCATGCCAGTGGTGGTGCTTCAAGCGGCAAAGCGGCGACAAACTCCGACGCACGGTTGCCCTCCACCTCGATCGTAACGCCCTCTGGATCATTGACGACAAACCCCGCCAATCCGTACCGCGTGGCCAGGCCATAGACGTAAGGACGAAATCCGACCCTTTGCACAGCTCCGCTCACGCGCACGCGTAGCCGAGTTTGGCCGCAGGTGGGGCGGCGCTCATCGCCTTGTGTCCCTCTCGGCGAGTCTCTGATGCGCCTGATTGCCGATCCAGACATAGAGCGCGCCGAAACCCTCGCCAGTACGCGCCAAGACCGTGAGCACTTCGATCCTTGAATTGACGCGCCTTGCATACTCGATGATCTTGCTCACATCGAACTCAAGGAATGATGTCAAATCAATCTTGTAATCAGCACGAGCGACGAAGCGGCAAACATATCCGGATATTTGAGCGGCTTGTCTTCACCTTCGGGGGTCGATAGCATCACGAGGTAGGCAACTTGCCTCAGCGTAATAGGCAATCGCCATTATCGGTTTGGCGACGGACGCGACTGCGAATATCGCTTCGAAGCGCATCGATGTTGCTTTCGCAGGGATCGAATTGCCCGCCTTTAGTGGATGAGCTTGCCGCCTCAGGCGATGCAACCCGCGCCGGCACGCACTTGCCAGCGATCGAGCGCAGAGCTCCTCCAGTTTGGCAAGGCGGCTCTTGGAACTCCGACGTCAAGCCCCAGCCTCCCGCAGAGGCGCGACGTGCGGCGAATTAAAGCCGATTCCAGCGGCAGCCGCGGCCATAACGGATGGCCGGATCCGGCTTGCAATGCTGCTGCTCGCTCACGATCGGACATGTCTGGCCGTCATGCCGAAGCGGATTTAATCAGGGCTGGTGCCCTCATGTGCCTCTTCTGGCACAGCGTTTGTCGATGAAGGTTAGAATAAAAATGACGGCAAAGGCAAACATCACCATACCGCCGGAAATCCAACTTGCCTCGCTCCAGCGCGATGCTTGCACATAGTCAATGACATAAGCTGACAACACCTTGGTGCGCCCAGGAATGTTGCCGCCGATCATCATCACTACGCCGAAGGTGCCGATCGAATGAGCAAAGCCAACCAAGGCAGCCTTGAGAAACTCCAGTCGCACCAACGGCAGACCGATAGTAATGAAGGCATACAATGGAGAAGCACGCTGATTGACGAGCGGTCCCCCGCCTATCGCAATAAAGGCATTATGGATTGGCTGCACCACCAAAGGGAGCGCTGAGAGGACCGATCCGACTACAATTCCTGCAAAGGTAAAGGCGAGCGTGTGCTCGCCCCAGAAAGAGGCGAGAAAGCCACCCGGTCTGTTCGGGCCGAGCAGGACGAGTACGCAGAAACCAAGCGCCGTCGGAGGCAGCACCAGCGGCAGCGCGATGATCGTCGCCACCGCCTTGCTCAAAACCGTCTTTGAACGTGCCAGCCACCACGCGAGTGGCGCGCCAACAACCAAAAGGATCATCGTCGTCAGGCTGGCGAGCTCGATCGTGAGCGCAACGGATTGCCAGATCTCGGCCGAAAAGGTGTCCATGTGCGTCAGCTCCACGGTGAGAGCACGTTGCCATATCGGCAGAGCGATCGCCTGCACGTCCGGCTTGCTGAGGATTTGGCATGCAGCGCCTTTTGGCCGGATCCCTCCAAGAGCGAGCATCCTGCCAGGTCGGTTCACAAGGTCCTTTGCTAACCGCCGGCGCATTCTCACATCACATCGTTGCCTTTTAGCGGCGATTCAGAATCTCCGGTTTGAACCAATCGATCAATCTGTGGGATCGACGCACACTGTACTAGCTTCGGCCGCGCCGCCTTCCCCATTGCGAATGCATCTGCGGTGTCCGGCCCACTCGTCCCT of the Bradyrhizobium quebecense genome contains:
- a CDS encoding 4Fe-4S binding protein, giving the protein MAYKIIASQCTVCGACEFECPNAAISLKNDIYVIDPTKCTQCEGNSDAPQCAVVCPVPETCVPA
- a CDS encoding molybdate ABC transporter permease subunit is translated as MDTFSAEIWQSVALTIELASLTTMILLVVGAPLAWWLARSKTVLSKAVATIIALPLVLPPTALGFCVLVLLGPNRPGGFLASFWGEHTLAFTFAGIVVGSVLSALPLVVQPIHNAFIAIGGGPLVNQRASPLYAFITIGLPLVRLEFLKAALVGFAHSIGTFGVVMMIGGNIPGRTKVLSAYVIDYVQASRWSEASWISGGMVMFAFAVIFILTFIDKRCARRGT